A portion of the Lolium rigidum isolate FL_2022 chromosome 1, APGP_CSIRO_Lrig_0.1, whole genome shotgun sequence genome contains these proteins:
- the LOC124672190 gene encoding protein PHOSPHATE-INDUCED 1 homolog, which translates to MAKESLLILLLMVVGTNMAAASVTTRKLMFLVQPQPNQLTYHNGAVLQGDIPVSVIWYGRFTAAQKAVISDFLVSLSAAPQSSSSAPSVSQWWSSIHQLYLSKAAAVGTSGGHGSGVTKIARVVLSGQVSDDACSLGKSLKLSQLPGLAARARPAKGGIALVLTAQDVAVEGFCMSRCGRHGIVDAKAGTAYVWAGNSATQCPGQCAWPFHQPAYGPQTPPLAAPNGDVGMDGLVINVASMVAGAVTNPFGDGFYQGDRAAPLEAATACPGVYGKGAYPGYAGQLLVDTATGASYNANGAHGRKYLLPALFDPATSACSTLV; encoded by the coding sequence ATGGCCAAGGAAAGCCTTCTCATCCTGCTACTAATGGTGGTTGGCACAAACATGGCAGCCGCGTCAGTTACCACCAGGAAGCTGATGTTCCTGGTCCAGCCCCAGCCCAACCAACTCACGTACCACAACGGCGCCGTGTTGCAAGGCGACATCCCCGTGTCCGTCATCTGGTACGGCCGCTTCACGGCGGCGCAGAAGGCAGTCATCTCGGACTTCCTCGTCTCCCTCTCCGCGGCGCCGCAGTCGTCGTCCTCGGCGCCGTCCGTCTCCCAGTGGTGGAGCAGCATCCACCAGCTGTATCTGTCCAAGGCGGCGGCCGTCGGGACGAGCGGAGGGCACGGCAGCGGCGTCACCAAGATCGCGCGGGTGGTCCTGTCCGGCCAGGTCTCCGACGATGCGTGCTCGCTGGGGAAGAGCCTGAAGCTGTCCCAGCTCCCCGGGCTGGCGGCCAGGGCGAGGCCAGCGAAAGGCGGCATCGCGCTGGTGCTCACGGCGCAGGACGTGGCCGTGGAGGGCTTCTGCATGAGCCGGTGCGGTAGGCACGGGATCGTGGAcgccaaggccggcactgcctacGTGTGGGCGGGCAACTCGGCGACGCAGTGCCCCGGGCAGTGCGCGTGGCCGTTCCACCAGCCGGCATACGGGCCTCAGACGCCGCCGCTGGCGGCGCCAAACGGCGACGTGGGGATGGACGGGCTGGTGATCAATGTGGCCAGCATGGTGGCCGGCGCGGTGACCAACCCGTTCGGCGACGGGTTCTACCAGGGCGACCGCGCCGCGCCGCTGGAGGCCGCGACGGCGTGCCCGGGGGTGTACGGCAAGGGCGCGTACCCAGGATACGCCGGTCAGTTGCTGGTTGACACGGCCACCGGGGCGAGCTACAACGCCAACGGTGCGCACGGCCGGAAGTACCTGCTCCCGGCGCTGTTCGATCCAGCCACGTCCGCCTGCTCCACGCTGGTGTAG